The sequence below is a genomic window from Salvelinus namaycush isolate Seneca chromosome 2, SaNama_1.0, whole genome shotgun sequence.
ACTTTGTAGAATTTACACAAATATTCACATCTTtgctcttattgcaggacttgATTGATGGAAATCCCCTTTCCAGTCAGTCTATTGTGCATAttggacattcatattgcactgtacagcgtAACCTATGGACTGTGCACCCATGAAATTGGGTATAAGCCAACTCACTGACACTCACAGAAGACAAATGTGTAGCCtttacacaaatattagtgtTTGTATCCGTTTACATCACTTTCCATGGGAAACCTTTATTTTGAAGCCACTAAaatccactattgtggctaaacCTTATTGTGTCTAGTGTCATACAGTTCTACTTACGAACGGGGAAATAACGGGGAATTGGGAGTGAAAAAAAGTACCGTTCTGGAATTACGACTTTGTGGAAAAGATGGAGTTTCTCATAGGAAGCCCCTTTTCTTCTCCTGTTGGACAAAGAATTGGTAAGTCGGGAGAAATATTCCAGAAAGTTGTTCAATGCGGAGTCATCAAGCTAATTATGCGTCGCTCGATCTGCAACGTTGAATGACATCGCAACTAAACTTTAGAAACTTGCAAATGTATCTATCCAGCTAGCTATTTATTTCTGTTCAAACGTTTAATACATTTTGTGAGTTACAGGGCTGTTTTGTTATAGAGGTTCAGACAGAAAAATAGGAATTGCAGCTACTTTTACTTGCTAGGTACTATATACGAACGTTAATGTGAATTTATGGTCGATATCTGCCTTGAAAGATGTGTTCTCAAACCAATAAAATTCTAGAAGCAGTCTAAAGTACCCTTATCGCTCATGTGATTCGTAATCTGTGGTGACATGACAGCAATATTGACGAATCACTGATGGCAATGGGTGGGTTTAGTGGCATAGATGTTGTTGCTTAGTTCCTTATTCAAAACCTTGAAAACCTTGACCTTGACTCACCGTTTAAACTAGGCTCCATTTCAAGACAGAAATTATTATCAGCCTAACCAATGAACATTTCACAATTTATGCCCAAAGAATTTAAATCCTAGATATCTGGTTTCTTAACTGACATAGCATTATTGCAGTCAAAGTTGATCAACTTCCACATCATGTCTTGAAGGGCCTTTATGGCATACATAAACAGATTATGTCATTGATATCAACAAACTGTCTATATCAAATGCAGATCATGTTTTTATGTCACAGGTCTTTTGATGGAGATGAGCTATGGAAAGTTATGTCTACTGTCTCGTCTAGTGAACGTGTTGACATCCTTGCTGACCTTACGTTcctgacatcacacacacacaaactcctcTTACTTCATCCactttgccctctctctctcacatggcATATATGCTTAGACTTCCCCGGAGGGAATGCGAACAGAAGCAGCTGACAGTCACATGAAatcaggggaaagagagagagagagagagagagtggcttgctttggcaatgttaacatgtgtttcccatgccaataaagccccttgaattgaattgagtgggGGAAGGTGTGAGTGAGAGGGAAATGAGGGAGATTAGCAGAGAATTATAAGGACCAACTCAAGGGGCCACAGAGTGGAGTGCAATGAGGATGAAATGGGAACAAACATTCCTCAATAAATGCCGTTTAGCTGAGTTTAGATAATTAGCTGGATTGTAAATACTTTAAACTGAATCATTATTCAATTAAAATCAACCAGCAATTGTTTATAACAATTACATGTAGGCCAACGCCTGCTGAATAAattttacagtaggcctatgtttaCGGTCGCTCATAGGCTAGGTGCTATGCTATGTGTTATCTTGATATCGAGCTGCATTGATATGTATTGATAAGTATCGATAATGCTGGTGTATAAAATGTGACTTTGTAGTCTGCCTATCTGCATAATCATCCATGTTGTGTGTCTATCTGCATACAGTAGGCATGATTAATCATCCATGTTCTTTGTTGTCTCAGACAGTCATAATAAGAGTATAATATCATATTGTTTGTCGTCTCAGACAGTCATAATAAGGGGATAATATCTCCTGTTGATGTTGACAGAACGAGCCACCAGCGCCGCGCTGCATTCAGAGGACTGGGCCCTTAACATGGAGATATGCGACATCATCAACGAGACAGACGAAGGGTAACTATGGATGGAGTCACAGAGGCCATTTTGTTTTCTATGGTGTTTTTATTGATGCCTGCTTTGTACTGCGTCATTTTCGATGTCAAACCGTTATCACCACTGATAATATGCTAACAATAAATACAATCTTTCTGGGATTTGATGCTGGAAGTGCGTATGTGTGGTTTTCCTCCCTAGACCCAAAGATGCAGTCAAAGCCATAAAGAAGAGGATTGTTGGTAATAGGAGCTTCAGGGAGATCATGTTGGCTTTGACAGTGAGTATTATTTCAGGTCTTTCTATTCCATTTCCTGAGGATTGGAGTTCTCTTGATGGGGAATATTGAATCATCTGGGTCTCTCACTGGGGATTGAAGAAAACGGCAACTGAGTGACTTCAGGCAGTGACTGAACTAAAtggggttatatacagtacatgctgCTCAGTGTGTTCCTTGCAGTGTGTGTATTTTCAGTCATTCCTCCTGTATCTATCTTTAGGTTCTGGAGGCATGTGTAAAGAACTGTGGCCACCGGTTCCATGTTCTAGTGGCGTCCCAGGACTTTGTGGAGGGGGTTCTGGTCCGAGCCATCCTGCCCAAGAACAACCCTCCCACCACCCTGCACGACCGGGTGCTGAGCCTCATACAGGTGGGTTGCATCTCACAGGTAGAGTCTGAAATGGCATCCTTTTCCCTACGTATATAGTGCACCACGTTTGGGCTCTGGTGAATAGGGGGCCATTTCTGACGATCCACTTGGATCATATACAGGCACTGTACAACTCCGCTGTTTATTGACTGTTGATTTAGCTTGAACATTATTGCAAGACTGTAGAGTCCCTTGTTATAGACTATGATGGTGTTAATGCATTGATTTAATTATCACGTCAATCGTCTATGGCCATTCATACATAATGTAAAGTCATTGATCAATTAGAGATGATGGAGAAATTGGTTGGAATGACAACATTCATTACAAACTCAAAGCTTTATGGTAGGCAAATGCACGTTTTCTCTGTTCATTCATAAAGTATCTTCTTTTGCTCCTCCCCTCTCAAactctattcctctctgtctctgtctgtctttctatctatctctgtctctctgtttctctctgtctgtctctcaggcgTGGGCCGATGCGTTCCGTAGCTCTCCCTCTCTGGGAGGTGTGGTCTGTGTGTACGAGGATCTGAGGAGGCGGGGCCTGGAGTTCCCTATGACCGACCTGGACGCCCTCTCCCCCATCCACACCCCCCTCAGGGTAAGGCtcatagagatcctataatttACTGGTGGTTTTGTTATGTAATTCTGTGGTGAACTTTGACCTTCCATGTCTGTTATCTCTGGATAGATCACTATTTATCTTACACACACACCGCCTTCCCACAAAGTATACTCTTTACTATGTTGAGGTTCCGATAGCTTAGTTGGTTGGAGCATGATGTTTGCATTTCTGCATGAGCCACATGTCTGCTGTTTTGGATCAGATCATGTGCTAACTGGCGCTATTATTACGTGGCTCTCTTTCTGTTGTTTCCTAGAGCATTCCAGAGAACGACTCCTCTGTTACAGTGCCAGCTCCACCACCTCAGAGTCAGACTCCCCGTGGCCCTGCTGCCTCGTCCCCTACCCAGGCTGCACTGACTGCCGTGCCCCCACAACTCAGCGATGGAcccatctccatctctcctgaACAGGTACTGAATAGATCATAAACGCATTACCCTTTTGATATTGTGGTAAAGCTCATGTACACACAGTGTGAGTAAATACTAGCTACAGTTAAACATTGGTTAACTGTGTTTTTAAAGTGTTGGTTCTGTTTAAGACCACTTTTGACTTATCTCTtcaaattgttggaaaaagtgcAGAGGGGAAACTTCTGTACGTACCATCGTGGTTAAAGTGGTAAGGCCTGCCCATCCATGACGACGATGACTCCATAGCCTCTATGATTCTTTGCCTCCTCTCCTCATGTCTTTCCCCAAAGCCTCATTTGAGAAAGCATTGACAAAGAGCCTAAGGATGCTACTGTTGATGAACTTTCAGGCCCAGAAGCTGAGAGTTGACCTGGCTCTGGTCAGGGGGAACCTGACTGTGATGACTGAGATGTTGAACCAGTTGACGCCTGGACAGAACCAGCAGGAGGACTCTGAGCTACTGCAGGTCTGTCTGCATGTCTTTCTTCCTCTCCtgcctctctactccctctctttctctcgctccgtTTCTTCTTGCAGTCTCTTTCCCTGGTTATTGCCTTCATGTATTCAAATGCGCCTCTGTCATATATTCCAATTCAGTGTTATCAGGGAGTGAATCCTGGATGTTCTCTGACATCCCCCATCTGCtgcactctctttttctctttttctaaCCCCCCTCCTGCCCAACCCCCTCTGTTTGTGTGAGCAGCAGTTGTACCAGGTGTGTAGGGAGATGCAGAGCCGTGTGGTGGAGCTGATCCCCAGGCTGGTGGACGAGGGCCTCATAGAGGAGCTGCTGGTCGTCAACGATGACTTAAACAATGCCTTCATCCGCTACGACAGGTAaggtgggaacacacacacacacacacaccagacttgGGTTACTTATGTTCTGTGTATTTTGAAATAATGTGGCTCGAATCAACTACTTCTATTGGAAGTAttgaaagtattttcaaatacttatttcaaatactattttcaaataccTGTGTTAAATGCATAGGATTGTATTTGAGTCAGAGAACTACTGTATATGAGTATTTTCAAATGCATGCCAATACTTTCTAAGTGTATTTCCAAATGCTGtacattccaatattcaactacttgtcTTTTCAAATATCCAGGTACTTACTTCCAAATATCTTTGAAAATAATTGAAATAccttaaatagtatttgaacctaggtctgacacacacacacatactcggCTACTTGCAGTCAGAAAGACACTGAAAATGAGACACATGTATTACACAGTACAGAGTGTCCATGTTCTGAAGTCTGTACTTTCTCTTCTTCTCCCATGTTGTTTAGGTTTGACAGACTCAATAAGGCCCAGAGAACAGCTACAGAGCAGGTACAGTCATCTTTCACCTTTGTTTTTGTGTTTTACATCTAGTTCAGTAGGGCACAATGTTCAGATATAAATATATTGACGTGTACAGTAAGCAGTCATTTCAGCTCTCTTTAATTGCAACGTTCAATACGCTGCACCATCCTGAACACGACCCAATGTATCCTCTCCCTCTGCCCTATAGCAGACTCCTGCCAGGGCCAACCTCATTGACCTCAGCCCTGTGCCCCAGTCCCTCAGCCAACCAGCAACCACCTCTGTGGCCGCCAGCCAACCCGCATTCAGCGCTCCTTCCAATCAGAGGCAGGCAGCCAACCACAGTGAGTAGCATCTGTTTTGCATTAAAACTCTAGGCCTGTCGGCTCCATTTCTTAATCTCTCGTTAACATTACCAAAGTATGAAAAAACATTGACAAAAAGCATCTACAcaaaaaaccaaagcctgtattCAAAAAGTCTCAAGAGTAGGAGTATAATAATGAGTATATAATAATACCATATAAtggtattcattatgatctaaaaggcaaaacagaccctagatcagcactcctactctgaggccGTGGTCATTGAATAAGAGAAGGTGATGTTGGTTTCTGTCTCAcagcctgtctctgtgtgtcaggTGCACCAGAGGAGGACGAGTTTGACATGTTTGCCCAGACCAGGGGCAGCTCTCTGGCCGATCAGAGGAAGAGGTGAGACACCTTCACTTTGGTGCTGTAGGGTGTTCTATCAGTATACAAATATCAAAACACACTGAAGAAATGTACACCAAAGATGACTGTTATATATATTATGATATGTAgtccacaggaggttggtaggcaccttaattggggagaacgggcttgtggtaatgactggagcggaatcagtggaacggtaacaaatacatcaaacgtggtttccatttgtttgatgccattccatttgctccgttccggccattattataagccgtcctcccctcagcagcctccactgatgtagtcttgtgtgtgtccagtatgcgGTACGAGGACCCAGGAGCAGTGGAAGGACTGGCTGGAGCCCTGGACACCAGGTTACAGGTCACTGGAGCGGTAATGTTTCTCATTCATTATCTACGGTCAACATAGCATATCCTACGGAAAGCACAGGGTAGGATATATATATTTTGGTCTAAAAATACTAACTTAAATGCCTTCAATTTACTGTTGATTTACGTTCTGAATCATAATGTTACTGCCAGCAATAAGGGTGTAACTTTCCGGAAGGGACTGTTTCGATGCAGACAACAGCAATGAGCCAATGTCCAACACACAGTCCCAGTTAAATAACAGTTACCGAGCTACTCTATTAGCGACGATGCATAAATGGGTTTGAATGAAAACATGcattcacacactgaggccctgAGGACTAGACCCCACTAGAAACATCTGCCGTTCTACTAAGACTCAAACATCCCTCTGTTTCCTTTCTACCCTTCTTCTTCTTtgttctgtttctctccctccccctcagaTTCCTTCGTCTAAGCCTAGCCCTAAGAACTCCACCCTGGAAGACGTTGACAGATGGCTGTCTGCGGACACAGAAACGGTAAGACGGTGACTTTTTAATGTGGTGTGTTTTCTTGACGTTTCAACAAACATGAATGGGTTGCCATGAGTTGCTATGTGTATTTGTTTCATGTTACAGCAACCAGAGGCTGGGTACAGGGAAGGTCTGACCAGTGAGGGTAAGTCTTTTTTTCCTTCCCTTTTTAACCATCGTTATTGCCAAGATCCTATTTCAGCCTGTGCCAGTAGAAATCAGTGTTGCAAAATACCCACAccattaactctctctctccctcagagtTTGACAAGTTTCTGGAGGAAAGGGCGAAGGTGGCCGACCACATTCCCTCAACACGCAGCCTGCCCCCCGTCTCGTCCAGGCCCCCGCCACAATCCGCCCGGCCACAGGAGAGCTCCCATGACCAGCTTTTCTTACTCTGAGAGAACGGCGCACGCACAGCAGAGGTGGACTCCCAGGTCGACACATAGTCTTAGCCAACACATAGGATGAACACGCACAGTGCCTTGCTACCTTTTTAATCATAGTGTTTCTACTTTGAAATGAAGATGTTTTTCAGTCTTCACTTTGTGCTGTTGCTGTCATTATAGTCTATGACATGATGACAATCGGTTATGCTGTGGTGGCACTTTACTTTACCTTatcaatgtatatatatatatatatcacctgAGTATGCGTACTTGGTTACACACACACTGCGTGgtggtctttttttttttttttttattgaatctttatttaactaggcaaatcagttaagaacaaattcttattttcaatgacggcctacaccggcctaacccagactcccaatcacagccggttgtgatacagtctggattcgaaccagggtgtctagtgacgcctctagcgctgagatgcagtgccttagaccgctgcaccactcgggaggccccactCGGGTATCACATCATTCAAAAGCCTATacactgagggtacaaaacatcaagaacaccttcctaatattgacccccccccccctcagaacAGCGCCAATttgtctgggcatggactctacaaggtgtcgaaagcgttcaacagggatgctggcccatgttgactccaatgattcccacagttgtgtcaagttgggtggtggaccattgatacacacaggaaactgttgagcatgaaaaacccaacagtgttgcagttcttgacatactcaaaccgatgcacctggcacctactaccatacttcAATACTTCCTACTACCATacttcaaaggcacttcaatcttttgtcttgcccattcatcctctgaatggcacacatacacaatccatgtctcagttgtctcaaggcttaaaaacccttctttaacctgtctcctccccttcatctacactgattgaagtgaatttaacaagtgacctcaataagggatcatagctttcacctggattcacctggtcagtctgtcatggaaagagcaggtgtccttaatgttttgtacacttagcaCAGACTTGTAAATATACACTATGTAGATTTCCTGAATACTGAGACCAGTTGAATCAATGCAGAAAGCAATATCAACCTTTTTTAATGGAGATTCACAGTTAATTCTAATTCTGAAGTTTGATAGTTCATATACTGCACTATGtgaactgtatatatatatatatatatgaagccTAGTATtatgaatgaaaataaaataaattgataTTTGAAAACAATAGTacagtattattatttattatagtGAAACCTCAGTCTTGATACGGTATGTTGTTGTGGCTTTGACCATGAAGAGGGGATTCCAGTAACCGTAAATGAAAGTGGCTCTTGTCCTGACAAACATATTTTGTCTGGGCTGCCAGTTTGTTATGTTTCAGTCTCTCAGACTCAGGGTGAGCCACACGCTGCAGATACTAGTTGTGTTTGACGTATCAGGAACTTGTGTGATTATGACCTCGCATGCCACTCCCCTGGCCACAGGGTTTCCCACCTGTTCCTACTAGCCTACTGTAGCTACATACATGGGATGAGGAATGATCAACTGTTTCCACTACTGTAAGGCCATTGTAATAAAATGAAGGTCAACAACTCACACCTTTCCTTCACGCTTCTCACCACCGCAAACCATCCCCTCTCTAGCGttgtctctctcctttcctgCCTACGGTGTTTCCACACTAGGTCTTTGACTGAGTGATCataccagagagagacagtgtggacAGTATTGCCTGTTCCAGCCATAGCTGATAAAATCCCTGTTGTTCAGGTGATAAGAGAGACTCCTCCCAGCTCCTACTTTATTGACATCAGCTCTATTTGTGTATTATTATGTCCTTGTTCAAGGATGTGTGCACTGATACACTGACAGTATGGGTTCATGAAGACTACAAAACAACCATGTATTATGAGAGGAAGACGGAGAAACCACATTAGACTTGCCAGAGCTAGTGGAGAGGAGCCAGTGAAGTGGGACAGTCCTTTGTACCTATTGAGTCAATGCCCTAGGCCTATTACAACTGTGATTTACTTCACTTTAGACATCCAATCTTTGGAAAAATGAATGTGTTGATAAATTGGTTAAGGAGCGTTTTACTGTGCTGGACATATCTGGTTGTCTTTCTCTCCAGCGCAACTTCAATGATTCCCAACCAGGAGCAGGTGCGCAGTAAAACCCCTATGGGCCAAAAGGACACGGATTTCGATGATGTATTCTTTCTACGGACCAGATCAAGTAGTTTCGTATCTTCCTCGCAGCCGATTCGGCCATATTCACTCTCGATGAATGAGGGGGATTACCATTACGCGCCGAAACCCAAACACCTGCGGCACAACCGGCTCCTGCGCATTTTGGGCTCGTCTTTCGATCCGTTCTGGATGTCCATAGAACGCCCAGCCGAAGCAAGGGTCGACACCGATGCGTCTGGTGGTCAAACTGCGTCTCGTGGTGACCCGCCCGCTCCTCCCGCCTTACCAAACTACACCACCAACGAGGGGTTCAACTTCAGCGCGTCTCCAGAGCTGACAGAGGGTGCAGCGCGCTACCAACGAAAACTACAAAACGACGCAGAGGATTTGGACTTGAGTGAACTTCCTGCAGACGTTGCCAGCACTCTGCGTGACTGGCTGGTCCGCTCGGCCACCTGTGGAATGCGCTACCAGTGGGTAAAATTAGCTCCAGTGTTCTGGCCCCGCTGGTTACGCCACACCGACTGCGAAAAATCTGGTGGCTCGCGGAGTTGCTCTTTCCCTAGCGGGATGGCATGCCGGCAGGCCCAAACCACACAGATAAAGATACTGGCCTGGCACTGCTGGAGCAGCGAAGAGAGAGGCGGGGATGGGTTAAGAGGGATGGCCGGGATCGACAGTGGAACTGTGGTGGTGGGGACAGGTGTTGCAGGCAGAAAGTGTTTGTGGAGGCAGGTGCCTTATCCTGTGGTTACAGCGTGTAAATGTTCATGCAAATAGTTTATTTGATCACTGTTAATCACGAACATGTAACCTATTTGGGGTTGGCCTACATTAGGAGATAATTTATTTGAACATCTGATTGTCAATTGTAGGCTTACGACAATTTGTTTTGCAATTGATTATCAAGTATTGTTTGTCCAGCCttaactaggctacctgtataCAGTTAATTCACTTGGGTTTTGTAATCAACTTGTTTTCATTAGTATGAAACGAAGCTGTTGGACGAAAATTGAATAAACTTTGTTTCCAACCAATGTGTTTAATTCGTTTTTTTTAGGTGGACATTTTCATTTTAGATTAGATTTCACATTTTGCAGCGTTTTTCAATTTCTGTCACACAGGATAGCCTACTGTAACGGAAAGAGATGAAGAATACAACGCTGTCCTTCAGCAtggaatttattttatttattgtcaATGCGCGCCATCTAGTGGTAATGTCATAATACAAACGGGTCAATGTCGATTATTGCGTAAATTAGTGGACTAATTTTGAGtttcaaatacactgctcaaaaaaataaagggaacacttaaacaacacaatgtaactccaagtcaatcacacttctgtgaaatcaaactgtccacttaggaagcaacactgattgacaataaatttcacatgctgttgtgcaaatggaatagacaaaaggtggaaattataggcaattagcaagacacccccaataaaggagtggttctgcaggtggtgaccacagaccacttctcagttcctatgcttcctggctgaagttttggtcacttttgaatgctggcggtgctttcactctagtggtagcatgagacagagtctacaacccacacaggtggctcaggtagtgcagctcatccaggatggcacatcaatgcgagctgtggcaagaaggtttgctgtgtctgtcagcgtagtgtccagagcatggaggcgctaccaggagacaggccagtacatcaggagacgtggaggaggccgtaggaggacaacaacccagcagcaggaccgctacctccgcctttgtgcaaggaggagcaggtggagcactgccagagccctgcaaaatgatctccagcaggccacaaatgtgcatgtgttctttcaaacggtcagaaacagactccatgagggtggtatgagggcccgacagccacaggtgggggttgtgcttacagcccaacaccgtgcaggacgtttggcatttgccagagaacaccaagattggcaaattcgccactggcgccctgtgctcttcacagatgaaagcaggttcacactgagcacatgagcacatgtgacagacgtgacagagtctggagacgccgtggagaacgttctgctgcctgcaacatcctccagcatgaccggtttggcggtgggtcagtcatggtgtggggtggcatttctttggggggccgcacagccctccatgtgctcgccagaagtagcctgactgccattaggtaccgagatgagatcctcagaccccttgtgagaccatatgctggtgcggttggccctggttcctcctaatgcaagacaatgctagacctcatgtggctggagtgtgtcagcagttcctgcaagaggaaggcattgatgctatggactggcccgcccgttccccagacctgaatccaattgagcacatctgggacatcatgtctcgctccatccaccaacgccacgttgcaccacagactgtccaggagttggcggatgctttagtccaggtctgggaggagatccctcaggagatcatccgccacctcatcaggagcatggtcatacaggcacgtggaggccacacacactactgagcctcattttgacttgttttaaggacataacatcaaagttggatcagcctgtagtggaTCAGCCTCTATCAGCCTTGGATCAGCCTCtataacgtctttctcttcttctttcactgtaacagcctcatcctctacttcttgttttactgtgacatcctccgcttccttctcctctttcaccagaaagatcagagcttctttctccatccagcagatatTATCTTTAGCAGGagaagagtagcttagtgaccgcatggtcggggatgttagctagctaggctaatgctaacttaaccagcccgccagctgactaataacaacaacaccgtaaatatgaaattaaatcggataacaaaccaagacgacagaagtggttttaaaacacagtggctaataaaaaaaaacgaaagcatctaaagagctttattggttcggctattgtgtccagcaagctaccgaggtgtctgactaactattgctgctgctgaaagaagcgttccgtccactaaatgtaaagaaaaaagtatttaataagaatatttcattcattcagatctaggatgtgttattttagtgttccctttatttttttgagcagtgtacattttaCATTGACTGCTATTTACACCGCTTGTGTTGCTTGTATTTCTCGATGTATAGGTCTTATTTGTGACAGCAGTTTTCAGCCCAGTTATTGCCATTTTAGTTTAGTTTTCCGTAGAGAAAGCTTGTGTAACTGTTTTTACTGGTCTCCTGGTTACACCTTGGAGCAAATATGGATGATTCTACATCCATCCAAGGGTCTTCTTGGGTAGTGTTACCTTGATTTAGTATTGAATTAATGCTGTGCTCTACAGTAGCCAGCTACATCCATGTGTTCAAATTAATTGCCTGTTAGCTCTCTGCTCACTGGTTCCAGAGCTAATGATGGCCTGTCTTACAGAGAAAGCTCATCAGAGAGTTCCTGACTCTTCAGGAGCCAGGCATACTGCCAAACTACATCACTGTCAATCACATGAGAAAGCCTTCCTGAAAAAGTGAGTGAAACCTGAAGTTTCAGACTCCAGTACAGTATGATCCACACAAATATATAGACATATGGATAGATAGGCCCACAGGGATAGACATCGAAACATAAGTGATTGATACAAGTTGTATGTCTTGTGTATAAACGGCAGAATGGAGACACATCCACGTCATTGAGCTGTTGAGgagtagatactgtatatagataaAGCTGTGATAGTctgaacaaaatgaccatttcaactacactgaacaaaaatataaacgca
It includes:
- the LOC120017480 gene encoding target of Myb protein 1-like isoform X3; the encoded protein is MEFLIGSPFSSPVGQRIERATSAALHSEDWALNMEICDIINETDEGPKDAVKAIKKRIVGNRSFREIMLALTVLEACVKNCGHRFHVLVASQDFVEGVLVRAILPKNNPPTTLHDRVLSLIQAWADAFRSSPSLGGVVCVYEDLRRRGLEFPMTDLDALSPIHTPLRSIPENDSSVTVPAPPPQSQTPRGPAASSPTQAALTAVPPQLSDGPISISPEQAQKLRVDLALVRGNLTVMTEMLNQLTPGQNQQEDSELLQQLYQVCREMQSRVVELIPRLVDEGLIEELLVVNDDLNNAFIRYDRFDRLNKAQRTATEQQTPARANLIDLSPVPQSLSQPATTSVAASQPAFSAPSNQRQAANHSAPEEDEFDMFAQTRGSSLADQRKSMRYEDPGAVEGLAGALDTRLQVTGAIPSSKPSPKNSTLEDVDRWLSADTETQPEAGYREGLTSEEFDKFLEERAKVADHIPSTRSLPPVSSRPPPQSARPQESSHDQLFLL
- the LOC120017480 gene encoding target of Myb protein 1-like isoform X2, coding for MEFLIGSPFSSPVGQRIERATSAALHSEDWALNMEICDIINETDEGPKDAVKAIKKRIVGNRSFREIMLALTVLEACVKNCGHRFHVLVASQDFVEGVLVRAILPKNNPPTTLHDRVLSLIQAWADAFRSSPSLGGVVCVYEDLRRRGLEFPMTDLDALSPIHTPLRSIPENDSSVTVPAPPPQSQTPRGPAASSPTQAALTAVPPQLSDGPISISPEQAQKLRVDLALVRGNLTVMTEMLNQLTPGQNQQEDSELLQQLYQVCREMQSRVVELIPRLVDEGLIEELLVVNDDLNNAFIRYDRFDRLNKAQRTATEQTPARANLIDLSPVPQSLSQPATTSVAASQPAFSAPSNQRQAANHTCLCVSGAPEEDEFDMFAQTRGSSLADQRKSMRYEDPGAVEGLAGALDTRLQVTGAIPSSKPSPKNSTLEDVDRWLSADTETQPEAGYREGLTSEEFDKFLEERAKVADHIPSTRSLPPVSSRPPPQSARPQESSHDQLFLL
- the LOC120017480 gene encoding target of Myb protein 1-like isoform X4, with the protein product MLTERATSAALHSEDWALNMEICDIINETDEGPKDAVKAIKKRIVGNRSFREIMLALTVLEACVKNCGHRFHVLVASQDFVEGVLVRAILPKNNPPTTLHDRVLSLIQAWADAFRSSPSLGGVVCVYEDLRRRGLEFPMTDLDALSPIHTPLRSIPENDSSVTVPAPPPQSQTPRGPAASSPTQAALTAVPPQLSDGPISISPEQAQKLRVDLALVRGNLTVMTEMLNQLTPGQNQQEDSELLQQLYQVCREMQSRVVELIPRLVDEGLIEELLVVNDDLNNAFIRYDRFDRLNKAQRTATEQQTPARANLIDLSPVPQSLSQPATTSVAASQPAFSAPSNQRQAANHTCLCVSGAPEEDEFDMFAQTRGSSLADQRKSMRYEDPGAVEGLAGALDTRLQVTGAIPSSKPSPKNSTLEDVDRWLSADTETQPEAGYREGLTSEEFDKFLEERAKVADHIPSTRSLPPVSSRPPPQSARPQESSHDQLFLL
- the LOC120017480 gene encoding target of Myb protein 1-like isoform X1 produces the protein MEFLIGSPFSSPVGQRIERATSAALHSEDWALNMEICDIINETDEGPKDAVKAIKKRIVGNRSFREIMLALTVLEACVKNCGHRFHVLVASQDFVEGVLVRAILPKNNPPTTLHDRVLSLIQAWADAFRSSPSLGGVVCVYEDLRRRGLEFPMTDLDALSPIHTPLRSIPENDSSVTVPAPPPQSQTPRGPAASSPTQAALTAVPPQLSDGPISISPEQAQKLRVDLALVRGNLTVMTEMLNQLTPGQNQQEDSELLQQLYQVCREMQSRVVELIPRLVDEGLIEELLVVNDDLNNAFIRYDRFDRLNKAQRTATEQQTPARANLIDLSPVPQSLSQPATTSVAASQPAFSAPSNQRQAANHTCLCVSGAPEEDEFDMFAQTRGSSLADQRKSMRYEDPGAVEGLAGALDTRLQVTGAIPSSKPSPKNSTLEDVDRWLSADTETQPEAGYREGLTSEEFDKFLEERAKVADHIPSTRSLPPVSSRPPPQSARPQESSHDQLFLL
- the LOC120027807 gene encoding noggin-2-like translates to MNVLINWLRSVLLCWTYLVVFLSSATSMIPNQEQVRSKTPMGQKDTDFDDVFFLRTRSSSFVSSSQPIRPYSLSMNEGDYHYAPKPKHLRHNRLLRILGSSFDPFWMSIERPAEARVDTDASGGQTASRGDPPAPPALPNYTTNEGFNFSASPELTEGAARYQRKLQNDAEDLDLSELPADVASTLRDWLVRSATCGMRYQWVKLAPVFWPRWLRHTDCEKSGGSRSCSFPSGMACRQAQTTQIKILAWHCWSSEERGGDGLRGMAGIDSGTVVVGTGVAGRKCLWRQVPYPVVTACKCSCK